A portion of the Stella humosa genome contains these proteins:
- the rnhA gene encoding ribonuclease HI yields the protein MDLGETTSDGTAGEAVDLFTDGACSGNPGPGGWGVVLRWRGTEKELAGGEPITTNNRMEMMAAIAGLESLTRPMTVRIHTDSTYLRDGITKWIHGWKRNGWKTADRKPVKNVDLWQRLEAAAGRHAISWHWVRGHAGHPENERADRLATGAIVRARA from the coding sequence ATGGACTTGGGTGAGACGACGAGCGACGGCACAGCCGGCGAGGCCGTGGACCTGTTCACCGACGGTGCCTGCAGCGGCAATCCCGGCCCCGGCGGCTGGGGCGTGGTGCTGCGCTGGCGCGGGACGGAGAAGGAGTTGGCGGGCGGCGAGCCCATCACCACCAACAACCGGATGGAGATGATGGCCGCCATCGCCGGCCTGGAATCCCTGACGCGGCCGATGACCGTGCGCATCCATACCGACAGCACCTACCTGCGCGACGGCATCACCAAGTGGATCCATGGCTGGAAGCGCAACGGGTGGAAGACGGCCGACCGCAAGCCGGTGAAGAACGTCGACCTGTGGCAGCGGCTGGAGGCCGCCGCCGGCCGCCACGCCATCTCGTGGCACTGGGTTCGCGGCCATGCCGGCCACCCCGAGAATGAGCGCGCCGACCGGCTGGCGACCGGCGCCATCGTCCGCGCGCGGGCCTGA
- a CDS encoding homoserine kinase, which produces MAVYTDVPDDELAAFVAEYDLGAVTAFKGIAEGVENSNFLLRTERGSYILTLYEKRVRAGDLPFFLGLMEHLAARGFACPTPVKGRDGLALRQLCGRPAAIVTFLEGLWPRRILAVHCAGVGEGMARLHQAGEGFAIRRPNDLSVGGWPRLLAASAERAHEVRPGLAEELATELAWLERHWPQDLPAGVIHADLFPDNVFFRDLELTGVIDFYFACNDAFAYDIAICLNAWCFEADGSFNVTKARLLLTRYEAVRPLSAAEYAALPVLARGSALRFLLTRLYDWLNQPPGAFVKPKDPLEYLSKLRFHQGVRDVGAYGLG; this is translated from the coding sequence TTGGCCGTCTATACCGACGTTCCCGACGACGAGCTGGCAGCCTTCGTCGCCGAATACGACCTGGGGGCCGTGACGGCCTTCAAGGGCATCGCCGAGGGTGTCGAGAATTCCAACTTCCTGCTGCGGACCGAGCGCGGCAGCTACATCCTGACGCTCTACGAGAAGCGGGTGCGCGCGGGCGACCTGCCTTTCTTCCTGGGCCTGATGGAGCATCTGGCGGCGCGCGGCTTCGCCTGCCCGACACCGGTGAAGGGGCGCGACGGCCTGGCCCTGCGCCAGCTCTGCGGCCGCCCGGCGGCCATCGTCACCTTCCTGGAGGGGCTGTGGCCGCGGCGCATCCTGGCCGTGCATTGCGCGGGGGTCGGCGAGGGCATGGCGCGCCTGCACCAAGCGGGCGAGGGTTTCGCCATCCGGCGGCCCAACGACCTGTCGGTCGGCGGCTGGCCGCGGCTGCTGGCGGCATCGGCCGAGCGCGCGCACGAGGTGCGGCCGGGCCTGGCCGAGGAACTGGCGACCGAGCTGGCCTGGCTCGAGCGGCACTGGCCGCAGGACCTGCCGGCCGGCGTCATCCATGCCGACCTGTTCCCCGACAACGTCTTCTTCCGCGACCTGGAGCTGACGGGCGTCATCGACTTCTACTTCGCCTGCAACGACGCCTTCGCCTATGACATCGCGATCTGCCTGAACGCCTGGTGCTTCGAAGCGGACGGCAGCTTCAACGTGACCAAGGCGCGCCTGCTGCTGACCCGCTACGAGGCCGTCCGGCCCCTGTCGGCGGCCGAATATGCCGCACTGCCGGTGCTGGCCCGGGGCAGCGCGCTGCGTTTCCTGCTGACCCGCCTCTATGACTGGCTGAACCAGCCGCCGGGCGCCTTCGTGAAGCCGAAGGACCCGCTGGAGTATCTTTCCAAGCTGCGCTTCCACCAGGGCGTACGCGATGTGGGGGCCTATGGACTTGGGTGA
- a CDS encoding CDGSH iron-sulfur domain-containing protein, with protein sequence MTDPVPAQLAPYNVKVRAGRKYFWCACGRSRQQPFCDGSHGGTGITAMQWTAAADGEIWFCGCKRTANAPLCDGSHERA encoded by the coding sequence ATGACCGACCCGGTGCCGGCGCAGCTCGCGCCCTACAACGTGAAGGTGCGGGCCGGCCGGAAGTATTTCTGGTGCGCCTGCGGACGGTCGCGGCAGCAGCCGTTCTGCGACGGCTCCCATGGCGGCACCGGCATCACCGCGATGCAGTGGACGGCCGCGGCCGATGGGGAAATCTGGTTTTGCGGCTGCAAGCGGACGGCGAACGCGCCGTTGTGCGACGGCAGCCACGAGAGGGCTTGA
- the gcvT gene encoding glycine cleavage system aminomethyltransferase GcvT, which translates to MTESALKETPLHALHVALGARMVEFAGYAMPVQYPTGILTEHLHTRAGAGLFDVSHMGQIRLSGADVAQHLETLVPGDIKGLAPGRQRYTLLTNDAAGILDDLMVTNAGDHLFVVVNAGCKHADLAHIQAHLGGKVAIEAQFDRALLALQGPQAAAVLLRLAPEAGSLGFMAGREIAVDGVPCFVTRSGYTGEDGYEIAIPADQAERIARRLLAEPEVKPIGLGARDSLRLEAGLCLHGHDIDATITPIEAGLNWVIGKRRRAEGGYPGAAVVAEQLANGPKRRRVGILPEGRQPAREGTPLTDAAGNPVGTITSGGFGPSFGGPVAMGYVDAAHAADGTALQAVVRGQPRPAAVAPMPFVPHRYYRP; encoded by the coding sequence ATGACCGAATCAGCTCTGAAGGAAACGCCGCTTCACGCCCTGCATGTCGCCCTTGGCGCACGCATGGTGGAGTTCGCGGGCTATGCGATGCCGGTCCAGTACCCGACCGGCATCCTGACCGAGCACCTGCACACGCGCGCCGGCGCCGGCCTGTTCGACGTGTCGCACATGGGCCAGATCCGCCTGTCCGGCGCCGATGTGGCGCAGCACCTGGAAACCCTGGTGCCGGGCGACATCAAGGGCCTGGCCCCCGGCCGTCAGCGCTACACGCTCTTGACCAACGACGCCGCCGGCATCCTGGACGACCTGATGGTCACCAACGCCGGCGACCATCTCTTCGTCGTCGTCAATGCCGGCTGCAAGCATGCGGACCTGGCCCATATCCAGGCGCATCTCGGCGGCAAGGTCGCCATCGAGGCGCAGTTCGACCGCGCCCTGCTGGCCCTCCAGGGCCCGCAGGCGGCCGCCGTCCTGCTGCGGCTGGCGCCCGAGGCCGGCAGTCTCGGCTTCATGGCCGGCCGCGAGATCGCCGTCGACGGCGTTCCCTGCTTCGTCACCCGTTCGGGCTACACCGGCGAGGACGGCTACGAGATCGCCATTCCGGCCGACCAAGCCGAGCGGATCGCCCGGCGCCTGCTGGCCGAGCCCGAGGTGAAGCCGATCGGCCTCGGCGCGCGGGATTCGCTGCGCCTGGAAGCCGGCCTCTGCCTGCACGGCCACGACATCGACGCCACCATCACGCCGATCGAGGCTGGCCTCAACTGGGTCATCGGCAAGCGCCGCCGGGCCGAGGGCGGCTATCCGGGTGCGGCCGTCGTGGCCGAGCAACTGGCCAACGGCCCGAAGCGCCGCCGCGTCGGCATCCTGCCCGAGGGGCGCCAGCCCGCGCGCGAAGGGACCCCGCTGACCGACGCCGCCGGCAACCCGGTCGGCACCATCACGTCGGGCGGCTTCGGCCCCAGCTTCGGCGGCCCGGTCGCCATGGGCTATGTCGATGCCGCCCATGCCGCCGACGGCACCGCCCTGCAGGCCGTCGTGCGCGGGCAGCCGCGCCCGGCCGCCGTCGCCCCGATGCCTTTCGTACCCCACCGCTACTACCGGCCATGA
- the gcvH gene encoding glycine cleavage system protein GcvH has translation MSTIKFTQEHEWIRVEGDVGTVGITDFAQNQLGDVVFVELPPVGRKVTKGGDAAVVESVKAASEVYSPVTGEVIEINQAIVDEPAKVNADPQGEAWFFKVRLAVPAELDAMMDEAGYAAFAEGQH, from the coding sequence ATGAGCACGATCAAGTTCACCCAAGAGCATGAGTGGATCCGGGTCGAAGGCGACGTCGGCACCGTCGGCATCACCGATTTCGCCCAGAACCAGCTCGGCGACGTGGTGTTCGTGGAACTGCCGCCCGTGGGCCGGAAGGTGACGAAGGGCGGCGATGCCGCCGTCGTCGAGTCGGTGAAGGCCGCCAGCGAGGTCTATTCGCCGGTCACCGGCGAGGTGATCGAGATCAACCAGGCGATCGTCGACGAGCCGGCCAAGGTGAATGCCGACCCGCAGGGCGAGGCGTGGTTCTTCAAGGTCCGCCTGGCCGTGCCGGCCGAGCTGGACGCGATGATGGACGAGGCGGGCTACGCCGCCTTTGCCGAGGGGCAGCACTGA